The following coding sequences are from one Leptolyngbyaceae cyanobacterium window:
- a CDS encoding phycobilisome rod-core linker polypeptide, with product MPIPLLEITPTTQNQRVEGYEVPDEDDPITYRLTNTSSDAEINEIIWAAYRQIFSEQLILKSHRQLSLESLLRNRVISVREFVRGLGKSEVYRDLLWNTNSNYRLVDISFKRFLGRATYNKDEQIAWSIIIATKGLHGFIDAIVDSEEYLQNFGDDLVPYQRRRFNERPFNLVNPRYGDYWRTRQIQLEGRSYYQVRTYGTGTPEKQAVRSAIPDNFLAMARSIITPQIDFQRYKDRAINLANSASIPDMTRKGTAVKPAVSRTEVALPYRYVPSDPKA from the coding sequence ATGCCAATTCCACTCCTGGAAATCACGCCAACTACTCAAAATCAGCGCGTAGAAGGTTACGAAGTTCCTGATGAAGACGATCCGATTACTTATCGGTTAACCAACACTTCATCAGATGCCGAAATCAACGAAATCATTTGGGCAGCTTATCGGCAAATCTTCAGCGAACAGCTAATCCTCAAAAGCCATCGTCAACTTTCCTTAGAATCCCTTTTACGGAATCGAGTCATTTCCGTCAGAGAATTCGTGCGCGGACTTGGCAAATCGGAAGTTTATCGCGACTTATTATGGAACACTAACTCTAACTATCGCTTAGTTGATATCAGCTTCAAGCGGTTTTTAGGACGTGCCACCTATAACAAAGACGAACAAATTGCTTGGTCGATTATCATCGCCACCAAAGGATTACATGGCTTTATCGATGCCATTGTAGATAGCGAAGAATATCTGCAAAACTTTGGCGATGACCTCGTACCCTATCAACGCCGCCGATTCAACGAACGTCCTTTTAATTTAGTTAATCCCCGTTACGGTGATTACTGGCGTACTCGCCAAATTCAGTTAGAAGGACGCAGCTATTATCAAGTGCGGACTTACGGCACGGGGACACCAGAAAAACAAGCAGTTCGCTCCGCCATTCCCGATAACTTCCTGGCAATGGCACGCAGCATCATCACGCCCCAAATTGATTTTCAACGTTACAAAGACCGGGCAATTAATCTAGCCAACAGTGCTAGCATTCCCGATATGACTCGCAAAGGAACAGCTGTTAAACCCGCCGTGAGTCGTACCGAAGTAGCCCTTCCCTATCGCTATGTTCCTTCCGATCCAAAAGCATAG
- a CDS encoding HEAT repeat domain-containing protein, whose translation MTNDRSLIQAVEQADSPASLIAAVRTLANARLEAGIPTLIAALGYNNPGAALAAVEGLIQMGSSAVQPLLEKLDGYNYGARAYAIRALAAIADVRACDILLTAAISDFAPSVRRAAAKGVGNLHWHQLNTEKIQPTQAKAFQTLQQVCQDPDWSIRYAGVVGLHSLASQSAFKSQIQNHFQQMLESETDRAVRARVQLAIVGS comes from the coding sequence ATGACCAATGACCGATCGCTGATTCAAGCTGTTGAACAGGCCGATTCCCCCGCAAGCCTAATTGCAGCAGTACGTACCTTGGCAAACGCTCGTTTAGAAGCGGGAATTCCTACTTTAATCGCCGCCTTGGGTTACAACAATCCAGGAGCAGCATTAGCAGCTGTAGAGGGACTTATCCAAATGGGGTCATCAGCCGTACAACCCTTACTGGAAAAGCTAGACGGTTACAACTACGGCGCTAGAGCTTATGCCATCCGCGCCCTAGCTGCGATCGCAGATGTCCGCGCTTGCGACATCTTACTCACCGCTGCCATTAGCGATTTTGCCCCTAGCGTTCGTCGTGCTGCCGCCAAAGGAGTCGGAAACTTACACTGGCATCAGCTAAACACTGAGAAAATTCAACCAACCCAAGCCAAAGCATTTCAGACCCTTCAACAAGTCTGCCAAGATCCAGACTGGTCGATTCGCTACGCCGGGGTAGTTGGTTTACACTCACTAGCTAGTCAGTCTGCTTTCAAATCACAAATTCAGAATCACTTTCAACAGATGCTCGAATCAGAAACTGATCGAGCAGTTCGTGCTAGGGTTCAATTAGCAATTGTTGGTAGTTAA